The following coding sequences are from one Maniola jurtina chromosome 14, ilManJurt1.1, whole genome shotgun sequence window:
- the LOC123871781 gene encoding uncharacterized protein LOC123871781 — translation MDCSSIRHTFLLILLVLLIDQGDGRWKKSNREMLQHDIKLFKKMTEKIKEELGAYYDEFSDEPFTDYFFEEIDYLQSKIDMNMKRKTQTEKRVNSNIDNYKPRYTKNTLQDIKASVKNDTFVTADTNFEWPSFEDILTEMGKKYDWKNDRWIKVKNKIKDKEKRLPANSKNNIEHLKHNFRYKIVKLNRAKSKRNIVVAVTAVR, via the exons ATGGATTGTAGCTCTATACGACACACATTCTTGTTAATTTTGCTCGTTttattaatag ATCAAGGCGATGGTAGGTGGAAAAAATCGAATAGAGAAATGCTTCAGCACGATATAAAGTTGTTCAAAAAGATGACGG aaaaaatcAAAGAAGAACTTGGAGCATATTACGATGAATTTTCCGACGAACCATTtacagattatttttttgaaGAGATCGATTATTTACAAAGTAAAATTGATATGaatatgaaaagaaaaacaCAAACAGAGAAGCGTGTTAACTCAAACATTGACAATTATAAACCACGTTACACTAAAAACACATTGCAAGATATAAAAGCTTCAGTAAAAAATGATACGTTTGTAACAGCGGACACAAATTTTGAGTGGCCTAGTTTTGaagatattttaacagaaatggGGAAAAAATACGATTGGAAAAATGATCGATGGATAAaagtaaagaataaaataaaggaTAAAGAAAAACGTTTGCCTGCCAACTCTAAGAACAATATAGAACATTTGAAACATAATTTTaggtataaaattgtaaaactaaATAGGGCCAAAAGTAAAAGAAATATTGTAGTCGCTGTAACGGCTGTAAGATAG
- the LOC123871780 gene encoding dynein axonemal intermediate chain 2-like: MDSSLSYMYLKKRKDFGRQALFCEVNATLLDSIDPDKCEQKLYCCRNPVNRQTQTSVVLSEHYANTRKITTCNQGVEHAEGGWPKDINSNDDEATSRYRKRIERDDPYVKAIMSTYPKFTHYINQNNAIDMYNMYFKEIESKKSVEKYSFRMNKAATDEVGDIKGSLNLISLSQDLIWSEERDKQLMIQCFEREYRREHILETRVKEIRLRIKAEEEAAAAPGLTESVEENLIVDTEYEYFKMVTEELQKYDALTNRPKNRLDKMRKR, translated from the exons ATGGATTCCAGCTTATCCTATATGTACCTAAAGAAGAGGAAGGACTTTGGAAGGCAAGCTTTGTTTTGTGAAGTTAATGCAACATTATTAGACTCCATTGACCCCGATAAATGTGAACAGAAGCTATATTGTTGTCGTAATCCAGTTAATCGGCAGACTCAAACTTCTGTAGTTTTATCTGAGCACTATGCGAATACTAGAAAAATAACAACATGCAATCAAGGAGTTGAACACGCTGAAGGGGGATGGCCAAAGGATATTAATAGTAATGATGACGAAGCAACTTCTCGATACCGAAAACGTATTGAACGAGATGATCCATATGTTAAAGCAATTATGTCTACATATCCCAAGTTCACACATTATATTAATCAAAACAATGCTATCGACATGTACAATATGTACTTTAAGGAAATAGAGTCTAAAAAGTCAGTGGAAAAATATTCATTTCGTATGAATAAAGCAGCGACTGATGAAG TTGGTGACATAAAGGGATCGCTAAATCTCATATCATTATCTCAAGATCTGATTTGGTCTGAGGAACGAGATAAGCAATTGATGATACAATGTTTTGAACGTGAATATCGACGAGAACATATTCTTGAGACGAGAGTCAAAGAAATACGTCTAAGAATCAAAGCAGAAGAGGAAGCTGCAGCGGCTCCAGGCCTAACTGAATCTGTTGAGGAAAATTTGATAGTAGATACTGAATatgaatatttcaaaatggtgACAGAGGAATTACAAAAATATGACGCATTAACTAATCGGCCTAAAAATAGGTTAGATAAAATGCGAAAACGATAA